From the Flavobacteriales bacterium genome, the window TTCCCCCCTTCAAAGGGGGATTTGCGTGTAAACACCTTGGAAGAGAAAACTGAAAAAATGTAATTCGGATTCCAAGCAGGAAGCAGCACCTTCCAAACCCTCCCGAAAAGCCAAGACAAGCTCTACAAAGAGAAATCTTCAAAATCTTGACAATAAACACATTAAAACAATTCAACCTTGGGACTAGACCCTATTTCCACCATCTAAAAAAGTGATTTTAGAAAAAAATATTTGAGGTTTGTCTTATCAATTTTAAAACAAAATTTATTATGAAAACATCAAATTCTTGGGCGAAAAAAATCGCCATTTTATCTGTTTTTGCCATGGTGGGTGGCGGAATTGTTTATGGAAGTTTTAAGAGTGAAAAATCCTCAGAGAAAGTGGAAAAGACCATAGTTTCAGAAAAGCTCGAAGGAGTATTCTCTTTTGAGAAAGAAACCATAGACTATGGAACCATCAAGCAAAATAGCGAGGGAAAAAGAAGCTTTGAATTTACCAACAAAGGAAACCAACCCATTCTTATTGCGAATATCAAAAAAAGCTGCGGGTGTACCGTTACCGAAAAACCTACTGAACCTATTTTACCTGGGGAAAAAGGACTGATTAAGGTTTCTTATGACACCAAAAGGCTTGGAAAATTCTCCAAAACCATAACTGTTATCTCCAATGCTTCAGAACCTCGAAAATTTCTCAAAATTCAGGGGAATATTGTGAAGTAATCATCTTTTACTTTTTGAGAATTAAGGCGAGTTTTTTTATCCATTCAGTATTGAATTATTGAATGGATATGATATTTTATGTAATTTGGTGCTTTAGTGATTTTTGTTAGAAAAGCATTTTTTTGACACAAATATCATTTTTTAATACGATTTCTATGTTTCGAATTTTACTGTTTCTATTGTGGATTCCTGTACACTCTTTTGGACAATTTAGCTTTGAGATAGCGGCTAACTCAGACTACCAAAACGCTACTGCTTATCTTAATATTGTAAAAGATCTATCTCAAAAAGAAGTATTTTATACCGAAAACATTTTATTAGAAACGCAAGTAGATTCTAATG encodes:
- a CDS encoding DUF1573 domain-containing protein → MKTSNSWAKKIAILSVFAMVGGGIVYGSFKSEKSSEKVEKTIVSEKLEGVFSFEKETIDYGTIKQNSEGKRSFEFTNKGNQPILIANIKKSCGCTVTEKPTEPILPGEKGLIKVSYDTKRLGKFSKTITVISNASEPRKFLKIQGNIVK